One genomic segment of Garra rufa chromosome 13, GarRuf1.0, whole genome shotgun sequence includes these proteins:
- the LOC141348488 gene encoding epidermal retinol dehydrogenase 2: MHNQVIQSLERVLHNLWFIKEFLELILGAVFYFFEAFVRLFIPHCKKDVEGEIVLVTGAANGIGKLIAKELGHHGATLVLWDINSEALDKTAKELKQVLDVRVYAYTCDCSRRSEVYKVAEMVRRQVGDVSILVNNAGIVTGKYTFIEAPDSLVDRTLRVNVAAHFWTYKAFLPAMLQRNHGHLVCVASHGGLFAMNGLADYCASKSAAVSFAESIALELLVLKKEGIKTTIVCPYLINTKMFRGCQTKRPSFLPILDQRYAAKQIVDAILREKVYLMLPSSLHFLMALKSLMPAKLGIIFVNFIGGMDLMDHFRGVPVPIISYRKPQRQRNDSESDPQTTLIYYN; encoded by the exons ATGCATAACCAGGTTATACAGAGTTTAGAGAGGGTACTGCACAACCTCTGGTTCATAAAAGAATTTCTTGAGCTCATTCTTGGAGCCGTCTTTTACTTTTTTGAAGCCTTTGTTCGACTCTTTATTCCACATTGCAAGAAAGATGTTGAGGGAGAGATAGTCTTGGTGACTGGAGCTGCAAATGGGATTGGAAAACTGATTGCCAAAGAACTTGGCCACCATGGAGCAACATTAGTCTTATGGGATATCAACTCGGAGGCACTGGACAAGACAGCCAAAGAATTAAAGCAAGTACTGGATGTGCGTGTGTATGCCTATACATGTGACTGCAGCAGAAGAAGTGAGGTCTACAAAGTTGCTGAAATG GTTAGAAGGCAGGTTGGAGATGTGTCAATCTTGGTGAATAACGCGGGCATAGTAACTGGGAAATACACTTTCATTGAAGCCCCTGACAGTCTGGTGGATAGAACACTAAGGGTCAATGTTGCTGCTCATTTCTGG ACTTACAAGGCGTTCCTCCCAGCTATGTTGCAACGAAACCATGGGCATCTGGTCTGTGTGGCATCTCATGGAGGGTTGTTTGCAATGAATGGCCTTGCAG ACTATTGTGCAAGCAAGTCTGCAGCGGTGAGCTTCGCAGAATCTATTGCACTGGAGCTGCTTGTCCTTAAAAAGGAAGGAATCAAAACAACAATAGTGTGTCCTTAtctaataaatacaaaaatgtttagGGGATGTCAAACAAA GAGACCGTCCTTTCTTCCAATCTTGGATCAGAGATATGCAGCAAAACAGATTGTGGATGCAATACTACGGGAGAAGGTGTATTTGATGTTACCCTCAAGTCTACATTTCTTGATGGCACTTAAGAG TCTTATGCCTGCCAAACTTGGCATCATCTTTGTTAACTTTATTGGTGGGATGGATCTGATGGATCACTTCAGAGGGGTTCCTGTACCCATCATCAGCTACAGAAAGCCTCAACGTCAACGAAATGACAGTGAGAGTGATCCACAAACCACTCTTATCTATTACAACTAG